The following are encoded together in the Streptomyces rapamycinicus NRRL 5491 genome:
- a CDS encoding type I polyketide synthase, whose product MNNEDKLRDYLKRATADLRQARRQLREVEERHQEPIAIVAMSCRYPGGVRTPEELWRLVLDGEDAISGFPTDRGWDVESLYDADPDQAGASYVNEGGFLYDAGGFDPAVFGISPREAMAMDPQQRLLLESSWEAFERAGIDPTGLRGHRTGVFAGVMYHDYTSRLDSVPEGVEGFLGTGSSGSIASGRVSYTFGLEGPAVTVDTACSSSLVTLHMAVQALRNGECSLALAGGVTVMATPSTFTEFSRQRGLAADGRCKPFAAAADGTGWGEGVGMLLVERLSDARRHGHPVLAIVRGSAVNQDGASNGLTAPNGPSQQRVIHQALTNGRLSAADVDAVEAHGTGTTLGDPIEAQALLATYGQEHTEEQPLLLGSIKSNIGHTQAAAGVAGIIKMVMAIRHGVLPKTLHIDEPTPHVDWSAGAVSLLADTTPWPETGHPRRAAVSSFGFSGTNAHTILEQAPAEEAEEAEEATGGPTAPTKRLDVVPWTVSGKSAAGLRAQAERLLTHLEADPSLNPVDVALSLATTRAQLDHRAVVRGHDRDELLAGLTVLAEGGMAAGVAQGSVVGGRTAFVFPGQGSQWAGMAVGLMDASPVFAARIEECAAALAEFTDWSLVDVLRGAEGAPSLERVDVVQPVLFAVMVSLAELWRSLGVVPAAVVGHSQGEIAAACVAGILSLEDAARVVALRSQAIGRVLAGRGGMVSVALPVADVRARIAPWGEERISVAAVNGPSSAVVSGEPEALDELLASCEADEVRARRVPVDYASHSAQVELLREELLELLAPVEPRAAEVPFLSTVTGEWADGSELDAEYWFTNLRRTVELEGAVRRLLDEGFGAFIESSAHPVLTMGVQETAEDAGREAAAIGSLRRDEGGLDRFWASVGEAWTRGVTVDWAGLFDGTGAARVELPTYAFQHQHYWLEAGSPAAAAAIAADPVETRFWEAVEREDWQTLAAELDVDGDERVSALLPALASWRKQAREQSTVDGWRYRVTWKPLADGQSARLTGTWLVVAPDTGDTEDAEGTGATGNTWTDAVAGVLAERGADVRRIAVNIDTDTDGRDELAERLRAALAETDGIPFTGVLSLLALDGSPHPRHPSVPAGVAAQLALVQALGDAGIGAPLWSATRGAVSVGRADPLDSPEQALVWGLGRVAALEHGERWGGLVDLPGAPDERALARLVTVLAGAEEEDQVAIRATGRLVRRLVRAPLAATPAVRAWKPTGTTLVTGGTGALGAHVARWLAGNGAEHLVLTSRRGLDAPGAADLRSELTELGAKVTVAACDVAERAQVEALLADIPAEHPLTAVVHTAAVLDDGVIEGLTPDQVDRVLKVKVDATRHLHELTRDLDLSAFVLFSSFAATFGAPGQGNYAPGNAFLDAFAEHRRAQGLPATSLAWGPWGEGGMAEGGVGDRMRRHGVIEMAPRAAVTALQHALDRDESVLTVVDMEWKRFVLAFTSGRSRPLLHDLPEARDVIQDMAGDAEADGAGAVALAQQLAGVAEAEQERLVLELVRTAVAAVLGYAGADDVEAGRAFKELGFDSLTAVELRNRLSAASGLKLPPTLIFDYPTPTVLARHLRTEIAGGQRAAVAALPTAAALADDEPIAIVSMSCRFPGGVRTPEELWQLLASGGDALSEFPGDRGWDIESLYNPDPDAQGTSYTREGGFLTGAADFDPTFFGISPREAMAMDPQQRLLLETSWEAFERAGIDPAALHGSPSGVFVGTNGSDYSIVMRNNTEGYEGHLATGSAASVVSGRLSYTFGLEGPAVTVDTACSASLVALHLAVQSLRQGECSIALAGGVTVMATPGTFIEFSRQRGLSSDGRSKAFSSDADGFSPAEGVGMLLVERLSDAKKNGHPVLAVVRGSAINQDGASNGLTAPNGPSQQRVIRQALANARLSPAEVDVVEAHGTGTTLGDPIEAQALLATYGQERPDGQPLLLGSIKSNIGHAQAAAGVAGVMKLVLALRHGVLPESLHIVEPTPHVDWSAGGVELLTGAREWPETGRPRRAAVSSFGFSGTNAHAIIEQAPAAEPDEAEPVTRRPGALPWTVSGKSEAALRAQAAKLLAHLDADPAPRPLDIGHSLATTRAAFDRRAVLVGTDRDDFVRGLDALARGQVLPNLVQGASIGGKAAFVFPGQGSQWVGMAVELLDAAPVFAARIDECAAALAEFTDWSLVDVLREVEGAPSLERVDVVQPVLFSVMVSLAELWRSLGVRPSAVVGHSQGEIAAACVAGILSLEDAARVVALRSQAIGRVLAGRGGMVSVALPVADVRARIAPWGEERISVAAVNGPSSVVVSGEPEALDELLASCEADEVRARRVPVDYASHSAQVELLRDELLELLAPVEPRAAEVPFLSTVTGEWVEGSELDAEYWFTNLRRTVELEGAVRRLLDEGFGVFIESSAHPVLTMGVQETAEDAGREAAAIGSLRRDEGGLDRFHISLGEAWTRGVAVDWDAVYEGTGAGRVELPTYAFQHQSYWPRAADTPADESGAPSDAVDARFWEAVEREDLESLAGTLAFEDDGERSSLGAVLPALASWRRQAREQSTVDGWRYRVTWTSLTEAQAPRLSGTWLLAVPESAAIDDWTLGAVRMLTERGAEVRQITPTAVESDRASLTRLVREELADAGAVSGVLSLLAFDAGTAPGTDGVSAGLVGSAVLIQALGDAGVDAPLWCATRGAVAVGGADQVESPEQALVWGLGRTAALEYPERWGGLVDLPGAPDERALARLAGVLAGTDGEDQLAVRAAGVFARRLAHAPLAGAPAVRSWKPSGTTLVTGGTGALGAHVARWLAAGGAEHLVLTSRRGLEAPGAAELRDELTELGTEVTIAACDVADRKAVEALLAAVPADRPLTAVMHAAGVLDDGVLDALTPERFATVLGPKADAARHLDELTRDLDLSAFVLFSGIAGTLGDAGQGNYAAANAYLDALAERRRAAGLLATSVAWGRWGETGLAADGAIGERLDRGGVPAMAPHAAITALQRALDHADTVVAVADIQWDRFAHGYTAVRPSPLIGELPEVKRLRETGGPAGEPGAASDGSPADALRKRLAGISRAEQSLVVLEVVRTNAAAALGHASTDEVGAGRAFKELGFDSLIALELRNRLTAATGQKLPATLVFDYPTPAALAEFLCGRIVGDGGTAAAPGLAELDALESALSVLDPDSEARDDIAARLRDLAAKWAEPRTADAEAADGDSGTVTEKLQEATPDEVFAFIDKELGI is encoded by the coding sequence GTGAATAACGAGGACAAGCTCCGGGACTACCTCAAGCGGGCCACCGCCGATCTGCGTCAGGCCCGTCGGCAGCTCCGCGAGGTCGAGGAGCGGCATCAGGAGCCCATCGCGATCGTCGCGATGAGCTGCCGCTACCCGGGCGGTGTGCGCACCCCCGAGGAGCTGTGGCGGCTCGTCCTGGACGGCGAGGACGCGATTTCCGGCTTCCCCACGGACCGTGGCTGGGACGTCGAGTCGCTCTACGACGCCGACCCCGACCAGGCGGGCGCCAGCTATGTGAACGAGGGCGGGTTCCTCTACGACGCGGGCGGCTTCGACCCGGCGGTCTTCGGGATCTCGCCGCGCGAGGCCATGGCGATGGATCCGCAGCAGCGGCTGCTGCTGGAGAGCTCGTGGGAGGCGTTCGAGCGGGCCGGGATCGACCCGACCGGGCTGCGCGGCCACCGGACCGGTGTGTTCGCGGGCGTGATGTACCACGACTACACCTCGCGGCTGGACTCCGTGCCCGAGGGCGTCGAGGGCTTCCTCGGCACCGGCAGCTCCGGCTCCATCGCGTCGGGCCGGGTGTCGTACACCTTCGGTCTGGAGGGCCCGGCGGTCACCGTCGACACGGCGTGCTCGTCGTCGCTGGTCACCCTGCACATGGCGGTGCAGGCGCTGCGCAACGGCGAGTGCTCGCTGGCGCTGGCGGGCGGTGTCACCGTGATGGCCACGCCCTCGACGTTCACCGAGTTCAGCCGGCAGCGCGGCCTCGCCGCCGACGGCCGCTGCAAGCCCTTCGCCGCCGCCGCGGACGGCACCGGCTGGGGCGAGGGCGTCGGCATGCTGCTGGTCGAGCGGCTGTCGGACGCGCGCCGGCACGGCCACCCGGTGCTGGCCATCGTGCGGGGCTCGGCCGTCAACCAGGACGGCGCGTCCAACGGTCTGACCGCGCCCAACGGCCCGTCCCAGCAGCGCGTCATCCACCAGGCGCTCACCAACGGCCGTCTCTCCGCCGCCGATGTGGACGCCGTCGAAGCACACGGCACGGGTACGACGCTGGGCGACCCGATCGAGGCGCAGGCGCTGCTCGCCACCTACGGCCAGGAGCACACCGAGGAGCAGCCGCTGCTGCTCGGCTCCATCAAGTCCAACATCGGGCACACCCAGGCCGCCGCCGGTGTCGCCGGAATCATCAAGATGGTCATGGCCATCCGCCATGGCGTGCTGCCCAAGACGCTGCACATCGACGAGCCCACCCCGCATGTGGACTGGTCGGCGGGTGCGGTGTCGCTGCTCGCCGACACCACCCCCTGGCCGGAGACCGGCCATCCGCGCCGCGCCGCCGTGTCCTCCTTCGGCTTCAGCGGCACCAACGCCCACACCATCCTGGAGCAGGCCCCCGCCGAAGAGGCCGAGGAGGCCGAGGAGGCCACCGGGGGACCGACGGCCCCGACGAAGCGGCTCGACGTCGTGCCGTGGACGGTGTCGGGCAAGAGCGCGGCGGGGCTGCGCGCCCAGGCCGAGCGGCTGCTGACCCACCTCGAGGCCGACCCGTCCCTGAACCCGGTGGACGTGGCTCTCTCGCTGGCCACCACCCGGGCCCAGCTCGACCACCGCGCCGTGGTGCGCGGCCACGACCGTGACGAACTGCTGGCCGGGCTCACCGTCCTGGCCGAGGGCGGCATGGCGGCGGGCGTCGCACAGGGCTCCGTCGTCGGCGGCCGCACGGCGTTCGTCTTCCCCGGGCAGGGGTCGCAGTGGGCCGGTATGGCGGTGGGGCTGATGGACGCCTCGCCCGTCTTCGCGGCGCGGATCGAGGAGTGTGCGGCGGCGCTCGCGGAGTTCACCGACTGGTCGCTGGTCGATGTGTTGCGGGGTGCGGAGGGGGCGCCGTCGCTGGAGCGCGTGGACGTGGTCCAGCCGGTGCTGTTCGCGGTGATGGTGTCCCTCGCGGAGCTGTGGCGTTCGCTGGGCGTCGTCCCGGCGGCCGTGGTCGGCCACTCGCAGGGCGAGATCGCCGCCGCGTGTGTGGCGGGGATTCTGTCGCTGGAGGACGCGGCCCGTGTGGTGGCGCTGCGCAGTCAGGCGATCGGCCGGGTGCTGGCGGGCCGGGGCGGCATGGTCTCGGTGGCGCTCCCGGTGGCCGATGTACGGGCGCGGATCGCGCCGTGGGGCGAGGAGCGGATCTCGGTGGCGGCCGTCAACGGCCCCTCCTCGGCGGTGGTTTCGGGTGAGCCCGAGGCGCTGGACGAGCTGCTCGCGTCCTGCGAGGCCGATGAGGTGCGGGCGCGCCGGGTACCGGTGGACTACGCCTCGCACTCGGCGCAGGTCGAACTGCTCCGCGAGGAGTTGCTGGAGCTGCTGGCCCCCGTGGAGCCCAGGGCCGCCGAGGTGCCGTTCCTGTCGACGGTGACGGGGGAGTGGGCCGACGGTTCCGAGCTGGACGCCGAGTACTGGTTCACCAACCTCCGTCGCACCGTTGAGCTGGAGGGTGCGGTTCGTCGGCTGCTCGATGAGGGCTTCGGCGCGTTCATCGAGTCCAGCGCGCACCCCGTTCTGACGATGGGTGTGCAGGAGACCGCCGAGGACGCGGGCCGTGAGGCCGCCGCGATCGGCTCGCTGCGCCGTGACGAGGGCGGCCTGGACCGCTTCTGGGCCTCCGTCGGCGAGGCGTGGACGCGGGGCGTCACCGTGGACTGGGCCGGATTGTTCGACGGTACGGGCGCGGCCCGCGTCGAGCTGCCCACGTACGCCTTCCAGCACCAGCACTACTGGCTGGAGGCGGGCAGCCCCGCCGCTGCCGCCGCCATCGCCGCCGACCCCGTCGAGACCCGCTTCTGGGAGGCCGTCGAGCGCGAGGACTGGCAGACGCTCGCCGCCGAGCTGGACGTCGACGGCGACGAGCGGGTCAGCGCGCTGCTGCCCGCCCTGGCCTCGTGGCGCAAGCAGGCGCGTGAGCAGTCCACGGTGGACGGCTGGCGCTACCGCGTCACCTGGAAGCCGCTCGCCGACGGGCAGTCCGCGCGGCTGACCGGCACCTGGCTCGTCGTCGCCCCGGACACGGGAGACACAGAAGACGCCGAGGGCACCGGGGCCACCGGGAACACCTGGACCGACGCCGTGGCCGGTGTGCTCGCCGAACGCGGCGCCGACGTACGGCGGATCGCCGTGAACATCGACACCGACACCGACGGCCGCGACGAGCTGGCCGAGCGGCTGCGGGCCGCGCTCGCGGAGACCGACGGCATCCCGTTCACCGGAGTGCTGTCACTGCTGGCCCTCGACGGCAGTCCGCACCCCCGGCACCCCTCCGTCCCGGCCGGGGTGGCGGCGCAGCTCGCGCTGGTGCAGGCCCTCGGCGACGCGGGGATCGGCGCGCCGCTGTGGTCCGCCACCCGTGGCGCGGTCTCCGTCGGCCGCGCGGACCCGCTGGACTCCCCCGAGCAGGCGCTGGTCTGGGGCCTGGGCCGGGTGGCCGCGCTGGAGCACGGCGAGCGCTGGGGCGGTCTGGTCGACCTGCCCGGGGCGCCCGACGAGCGGGCGCTGGCCCGGCTGGTGACCGTGCTCGCCGGGGCCGAGGAGGAGGACCAGGTCGCGATCCGCGCCACCGGGCGGCTCGTACGCCGTCTGGTGCGCGCCCCGCTGGCCGCCACGCCCGCCGTACGGGCCTGGAAGCCCACCGGCACCACCCTGGTCACCGGCGGTACGGGGGCGCTGGGCGCCCATGTGGCGCGCTGGCTGGCCGGCAACGGGGCCGAGCACCTGGTGCTCACCAGCCGCCGTGGTCTGGACGCCCCGGGCGCGGCGGATCTGCGGTCCGAACTGACCGAGCTCGGCGCCAAGGTGACCGTCGCCGCATGCGATGTGGCCGAACGCGCCCAGGTCGAGGCGCTGCTCGCGGACATCCCCGCCGAACACCCGCTGACCGCCGTCGTCCACACGGCCGCCGTGCTGGACGACGGGGTGATCGAGGGCCTGACCCCGGACCAGGTGGACCGGGTGCTGAAGGTCAAGGTGGACGCCACCCGCCATCTGCACGAGCTCACCCGGGATCTGGACCTGTCCGCGTTCGTGCTGTTCTCCTCCTTCGCGGCCACCTTCGGCGCGCCGGGCCAGGGCAACTACGCGCCGGGCAACGCCTTCCTCGACGCCTTCGCCGAGCACCGCCGCGCCCAGGGCCTGCCCGCCACCTCGCTGGCCTGGGGCCCGTGGGGCGAGGGCGGAATGGCCGAGGGCGGCGTGGGTGACCGGATGCGCCGTCACGGCGTCATCGAGATGGCGCCGCGCGCCGCCGTCACCGCGCTCCAGCACGCGCTGGACCGCGACGAGTCGGTGCTCACCGTCGTCGACATGGAGTGGAAGCGCTTCGTCCTCGCCTTCACCTCCGGCCGCTCCCGTCCGCTGCTGCACGACCTGCCCGAGGCGCGGGACGTCATCCAGGACATGGCCGGGGACGCCGAGGCGGACGGCGCGGGCGCGGTCGCGCTGGCCCAGCAGCTGGCCGGGGTGGCGGAGGCCGAGCAGGAGCGGCTGGTGCTGGAGCTGGTGCGCACCGCCGTCGCGGCCGTCCTGGGCTACGCGGGCGCCGACGACGTCGAGGCGGGCCGGGCCTTCAAGGAGCTGGGCTTCGACTCGCTGACCGCCGTCGAGCTGCGCAACCGGCTCAGCGCCGCCAGCGGGCTGAAGCTGCCCCCGACCCTGATCTTCGACTACCCCACCCCGACCGTGCTCGCGCGCCATCTGCGCACCGAGATCGCGGGCGGGCAGCGGGCCGCCGTGGCCGCGCTGCCGACGGCGGCGGCGCTCGCCGACGACGAGCCGATCGCCATCGTCTCCATGAGCTGCCGCTTCCCGGGCGGGGTGCGCACCCCCGAGGAGCTGTGGCAGCTGCTCGCCTCCGGGGGCGACGCGCTGTCGGAGTTCCCGGGCGACCGCGGCTGGGACATCGAGTCGCTGTACAACCCGGACCCGGACGCGCAGGGCACCAGCTACACCCGCGAGGGCGGATTCCTCACCGGGGCCGCCGACTTCGACCCCACCTTCTTCGGGATCTCGCCGCGTGAGGCCATGGCGATGGACCCGCAGCAGCGGCTGCTGCTGGAGACGTCCTGGGAGGCGTTCGAGCGCGCGGGCATCGACCCGGCCGCGCTGCACGGCAGCCCGTCCGGTGTCTTCGTCGGCACCAACGGCTCCGACTACTCCATCGTCATGCGCAACAACACCGAGGGCTACGAGGGCCACCTCGCCACCGGCAGCGCCGCGAGCGTCGTCTCCGGCCGCCTCTCGTACACCTTCGGCCTGGAGGGCCCGGCGGTCACCGTGGACACCGCGTGCTCGGCGTCGCTGGTGGCGCTGCACCTGGCCGTCCAGTCGCTGCGCCAGGGCGAGTGCTCGATCGCGCTCGCGGGCGGGGTGACCGTGATGGCCACCCCGGGCACCTTCATCGAGTTCAGCCGTCAGCGCGGACTGTCCTCCGACGGCCGCAGCAAGGCGTTCTCCTCGGACGCGGACGGCTTCAGCCCGGCCGAGGGCGTGGGCATGCTGCTGGTCGAGCGGCTGTCGGACGCGAAGAAGAACGGCCACCCGGTGCTGGCCGTCGTGCGTGGCTCGGCGATCAACCAGGACGGCGCGTCCAACGGTCTGACCGCGCCCAACGGTCCGTCCCAGCAGCGCGTCATCCGGCAGGCCCTCGCCAACGCGCGGCTGTCTCCTGCCGAGGTGGACGTCGTCGAAGCACACGGCACCGGTACGACACTGGGCGACCCGATCGAGGCCCAGGCGCTGCTCGCCACCTACGGTCAGGAGCGGCCCGACGGGCAGCCCCTGCTGCTCGGCTCCATCAAGTCCAACATCGGCCACGCCCAGGCGGCCGCAGGTGTCGCGGGTGTGATGAAGCTCGTGCTCGCGCTGCGCCACGGCGTGCTGCCTGAGTCGCTGCACATCGTCGAGCCCACCCCGCATGTGGACTGGTCGGCGGGCGGGGTCGAGCTGCTGACCGGGGCGCGGGAGTGGCCCGAGACCGGCCGCCCGCGCCGGGCCGCCGTATCCTCGTTCGGCTTCAGCGGCACCAACGCGCACGCCATCATCGAGCAGGCCCCCGCGGCGGAGCCGGATGAGGCCGAGCCGGTGACCCGGCGGCCCGGCGCGCTGCCGTGGACGGTGTCCGGCAAGAGCGAGGCGGCGCTGCGCGCCCAGGCCGCCAAGCTGCTGGCCCACCTCGACGCGGACCCGGCCCCGCGCCCGCTGGACATCGGCCACTCGCTGGCCACCACCCGCGCCGCCTTCGACCGGCGCGCGGTGCTGGTGGGCACGGACCGGGACGATTTCGTCCGGGGTTTGGACGCCCTCGCTAGGGGGCAGGTCCTGCCGAACCTGGTGCAGGGGGCCTCAATCGGGGGCAAGGCCGCATTCGTGTTCCCAGGACAGGGGTCACAATGGGTAGGCATGGCCGTGGAGCTGTTGGATGCTGCACCGGTGTTCGCTGCCCGTATTGATGAGTGTGCCGCCGCGCTCGCAGAGTTCACCGACTGGTCGTTGGTGGATGTGCTGCGCGAGGTGGAGGGCGCACCGTCACTGGAGCGGGTGGACGTTGTTCAGCCGGTGTTGTTCTCCGTGATGGTTTCGCTCGCGGAGCTGTGGCGTTCGCTGGGTGTACGGCCGTCGGCCGTGGTCGGCCACTCGCAGGGTGAGATCGCCGCCGCGTGTGTGGCGGGGATTCTGTCGCTGGAGGACGCGGCCCGTGTGGTGGCGCTGCGCAGTCAGGCGATCGGCCGGGTGCTGGCGGGCCGGGGCGGCATGGTCTCGGTGGCGCTTCCGGTGGCGGACGTACGGGCGCGGATCGCGCCGTGGGGCGAGGAGCGGATCTCGGTGGCGGCCGTCAACGGCCCCTCGTCGGTGGTCGTCTCCGGTGAGCCGGAGGCCCTCGATGAGCTGCTCGCGTCCTGCGAGGCCGATGAGGTGCGGGCGCGCCGGGTGCCGGTGGACTACGCCTCGCACTCCGCGCAGGTCGAACTGCTCCGCGATGAGCTGCTGGAGCTGCTGGCCCCCGTGGAGCCCAGGGCGGCCGAGGTGCCGTTCCTCTCCACCGTGACGGGGGAGTGGGTCGAGGGTTCCGAGCTGGACGCGGAGTACTGGTTCACCAACCTGCGGCGCACGGTTGAGCTGGAGGGTGCGGTCCGGCGGCTGCTGGACGAGGGCTTCGGGGTGTTCATCGAGTCCAGCGCCCACCCGGTGCTGACGATGGGTGTGCAGGAGACCGCCGAGGACGCGGGCCGGGAGGCCGCCGCGATCGGGTCGCTGCGCCGTGACGAGGGTGGTCTGGACCGCTTCCACATCTCGCTGGGCGAGGCGTGGACGCGTGGCGTGGCCGTGGACTGGGACGCGGTGTACGAGGGGACGGGCGCGGGCCGCGTCGAGCTGCCCACGTACGCCTTCCAGCACCAGAGCTACTGGCCGCGGGCGGCCGACACCCCGGCCGACGAGTCGGGCGCGCCGTCCGACGCCGTGGACGCCCGCTTCTGGGAGGCCGTCGAGCGCGAGGACCTGGAGTCGCTGGCCGGTACCCTCGCGTTCGAGGACGACGGTGAGCGGTCCTCGCTCGGCGCCGTCCTGCCCGCCCTGGCGTCCTGGCGCAGGCAGGCCCGCGAGCAGTCCACGGTGGACGGCTGGCGCTACCGCGTGACCTGGACCTCCCTGACCGAGGCACAGGCCCCGCGGCTGTCCGGCACCTGGCTGCTGGCCGTGCCCGAGTCCGCCGCCATCGACGACTGGACGCTCGGCGCGGTCCGGATGCTCACCGAACGCGGCGCCGAGGTGCGGCAGATCACCCCGACCGCCGTGGAGTCGGACCGCGCGTCGCTGACCCGCCTGGTGCGCGAGGAGCTGGCCGACGCCGGGGCCGTCTCGGGTGTGCTGTCGCTGCTCGCCTTCGACGCGGGCACCGCGCCCGGCACCGACGGTGTCAGCGCCGGGCTGGTCGGTTCCGCCGTGCTGATCCAGGCCCTCGGCGACGCCGGGGTGGACGCGCCGCTGTGGTGCGCCACCCGGGGCGCGGTCGCCGTCGGCGGTGCGGACCAGGTGGAATCGCCCGAGCAGGCGCTCGTCTGGGGCCTCGGCCGGACCGCCGCCCTGGAGTACCCGGAGCGCTGGGGCGGTCTGGTGGACCTGCCCGGCGCGCCCGACGAGCGGGCGCTGGCCCGGCTCGCCGGGGTGCTCGCCGGGACCGACGGCGAGGACCAGCTCGCGGTGCGCGCGGCCGGGGTGTTCGCCCGCAGGCTCGCCCACGCCCCGCTGGCCGGCGCGCCCGCCGTACGGTCGTGGAAGCCGTCCGGTACGACGCTGGTCACCGGCGGTACGGGTGCGCTGGGCGCCCATGTGGCGCGCTGGCTGGCCGCAGGCGGGGCCGAGCACCTGGTGCTCACCAGCCGCCGTGGCCTGGAGGCCCCGGGCGCGGCCGAACTGCGGGACGAGCTGACCGAGCTGGGCACCGAGGTCACGATCGCCGCGTGCGACGTGGCCGACCGCAAGGCCGTCGAGGCGCTGCTCGCCGCCGTCCCGGCCGACCGGCCGCTCACGGCGGTCATGCACGCCGCGGGCGTCCTGGACGACGGTGTCCTGGACGCGCTCACCCCGGAGCGGTTCGCCACCGTCCTCGGCCCCAAGGCCGACGCGGCGCGCCATCTGGACGAGCTGACCCGCGATCTCGACCTGTCCGCGTTCGTGCTGTTCTCCGGTATCGCGGGCACCCTCGGCGACGCAGGGCAGGGCAACTACGCGGCGGCCAACGCCTATCTCGACGCGCTGGCCGAGCGGCGCCGCGCGGCGGGCCTGCTCGCCACCTCGGTGGCCTGGGGCCGCTGGGGCGAGACGGGGCTGGCCGCCGACGGCGCCATCGGCGAGCGGCTGGACCGGGGCGGCGTCCCGGCGATGGCCCCGCATGCCGCGATCACGGCGCTGCAGCGGGCCCTGGACCACGCGGACACGGTCGTGGCCGTCGCCGACATCCAGTGGGACCGCTTCGCCCACGGCTACACGGCGGTCCGCCCCAGCCCGCTCATCGGCGAGCTGCCCGAGGTCAAGCGGCTGCGGGAGACCGGCGGCCCGGCCGGTGAGCCCGGCGCGGCCTCCGACGGGTCCCCGGCGGACGCGCTGCGCAAGCGGCTGGCCGGGATCTCCCGGGCCGAGCAGTCCCTGGTCGTCCTGGAGGTCGTGCGTACCAACGCGGCCGCCGCGCTCGGCCACGCCTCGACCGACGAGGTCGGCGCCGGGCGGGCGTTCAAGGAGCTGGGCTTCGACTCGCTCATCGCGCTGGAACTGCGCAACCGGCTGACCGCCGCCACCGGGCAGAAGCTGCCCGCCACGCTGGTCTTCGACTACCCGACCCCCGCGGCGCTCGCCGAGTTCCTGTGCGGCCGGATCGTGGGCGACGGCGGTACGGCCGCGGCGCCCGGGCTCGCGGAGCTCGACGCGCTGGAGTCCGCGCTGTCCGTCCTCGACCCCGACAGCGAGGCGCGGGACGACATCGCGGCCCGGCTGCGGGACCTCGCGGCGAAGTGGGCGGAGCCCCGTACGGCCGATGCCGAGGCGGCCGACGGCGACAGCGGCACCGTGACGGAGAAGTTGCAGGAGGCGACGCCCGACGAGGTCTTCGCCTTCATCGACAAGGAACTCGGAATCTAA